The following are from one region of the Noviherbaspirillum sedimenti genome:
- the lnt gene encoding apolipoprotein N-acyltransferase, with protein sequence MTVRAGAARRPALRLAAMLLVALAAGAANVFAFAPFGLWPLQLLLLALLFHFLHGTASVQQGAALGLAYGWGWAAAGVHWLYVSMHHYGGMPSWMAALAVALLAVWLGLFAALAAGATTWLRRRWNLSATLTLLLVAPALWALGEWLRGWIFTGFPWLVSGYAHNESPLAGFAPLVGVYGIGWLAALAAGALALLPRHRMPVLLLLPVLLAAGWGLQTVSWTGKHGEAIAVRLLQGNVPQDMKFERERIATTLAEYEFMIRQQPADLIATPETALPLLSHQLPEDYLARLGAFARQSGSHIVVGLPMSDGPGRYANSVLGLAPAGTPDAQGTAYRYDKHHLVPFGEFIPPGFRWFVDMMHIPLGDFTRGAPLQAPFQVKDQWILPNICYEDLFGEEIADQLAAGHFGEIPQTSVLLNVSNIAWFGDTIALPQHLQISQMRALETGRPMLRATNTGATAVIDHKGRVTAQLPPFQQGVLAATVQGYIGATPYILLGNGPAVLLALLALAIARFLHWKKAGKQPETGKNR encoded by the coding sequence ATGACGGTTCGCGCCGGCGCCGCCCGCCGTCCCGCCCTCCGCCTTGCTGCCATGCTGCTGGTCGCGCTGGCCGCCGGCGCCGCCAATGTCTTCGCATTCGCCCCCTTTGGCCTGTGGCCGCTGCAACTTCTGCTGCTGGCATTGCTGTTCCACTTCCTGCACGGCACCGCCTCGGTGCAGCAGGGCGCCGCGCTCGGTCTTGCCTATGGCTGGGGCTGGGCCGCCGCCGGAGTGCATTGGCTGTATGTCAGCATGCATCACTACGGCGGCATGCCATCCTGGATGGCGGCACTCGCCGTGGCGCTGCTGGCCGTATGGCTTGGCCTGTTTGCCGCGCTGGCCGCCGGCGCCACCACCTGGTTGCGGCGCCGCTGGAACCTCTCTGCCACATTGACGCTGTTGCTGGTGGCGCCAGCGCTGTGGGCGCTGGGCGAATGGCTGCGCGGCTGGATATTCACCGGTTTTCCCTGGCTGGTCTCGGGCTACGCCCACAATGAAAGTCCGCTGGCCGGCTTCGCCCCGCTGGTCGGCGTGTATGGCATCGGCTGGCTGGCGGCACTGGCCGCCGGCGCGCTGGCGCTCCTGCCCAGGCACAGGATGCCGGTGCTGCTGCTGCTGCCCGTATTGCTGGCAGCCGGCTGGGGCTTGCAGACGGTTTCCTGGACCGGAAAACACGGCGAAGCCATCGCAGTGCGCCTGTTGCAAGGCAACGTGCCGCAGGACATGAAGTTCGAGCGCGAGCGCATCGCCACCACGCTGGCCGAGTACGAGTTCATGATTCGGCAACAGCCGGCCGACCTCATCGCCACGCCGGAAACCGCGCTGCCCCTGCTGTCGCACCAGTTGCCCGAAGATTACCTGGCGCGCCTGGGCGCCTTTGCACGCCAGTCGGGCAGCCACATCGTCGTCGGCCTGCCGATGTCCGACGGCCCGGGGCGCTATGCCAACAGCGTGCTGGGCCTGGCGCCCGCGGGAACGCCCGACGCGCAAGGCACCGCGTACCGCTATGACAAGCACCACCTGGTGCCGTTCGGCGAATTCATCCCGCCGGGCTTTCGCTGGTTCGTCGACATGATGCACATCCCGCTGGGCGACTTCACGCGCGGCGCGCCGCTGCAGGCGCCATTCCAGGTGAAGGACCAGTGGATACTGCCCAACATCTGCTACGAAGACCTGTTTGGCGAGGAAATCGCCGATCAGCTGGCAGCCGGCCATTTCGGCGAGATCCCGCAAACCAGCGTGCTTTTGAATGTTTCCAACATCGCCTGGTTTGGCGACACCATCGCCCTGCCGCAGCATTTGCAGATCTCGCAAATGCGCGCGCTGGAAACCGGCCGCCCCATGCTGCGCGCCACCAATACCGGCGCCACCGCCGTGATCGACCACAAGGGCCGGGTGACGGCGCAGCTGCCGCCCTTCCAGCAAGGCGTGCTGGCTGCCACAGTCCAGGGGTACATCGGCGCCACGCCGTATATCCTGCTCGGTAACGGACCGGCCGTGCTGCTGGCATTGCTGGCGCTGGCAATCGCACGCTTCTTGCATTGGAAAAAGGCTGGAAAGCAGCCGGAGACAGGTAAAAACCGCTAA
- a CDS encoding HlyC/CorC family transporter: protein MQEHPSSVRSFDTKPHRSLFERLTALISPEPDNRTELLEVLHDAHERNLIDADALSMIEGVFQVSDLSARDIMVPCPQMDVIDIATPIEEWMPLVLKTGHSRFPVVDGDRDKVVGTLLAKDLLRYYADQSFDVRNMVRPATFIPESKRLNVLLRDFRANRNHMAIVVNEYGSVAGLITIEDVLEQIVGDIEDEFDIEKADDNILRVRDGEFGARWRVNAITAIDQFNETLGTGLAEDAVDTIGGLVVTHLGRVPHKADVFDIGALRFQVLRADARRVHILLVEKLPAAPAAAGN from the coding sequence ATGCAAGAGCACCCTAGTAGCGTCAGATCATTCGACACCAAGCCGCACCGCTCCCTGTTCGAACGACTGACCGCCCTGATTTCCCCCGAGCCCGACAACCGCACGGAATTGCTCGAAGTCCTCCACGACGCTCACGAGCGCAACCTGATCGACGCCGACGCGCTGTCGATGATCGAAGGCGTATTCCAGGTATCCGACCTGTCCGCACGCGACATCATGGTGCCGTGCCCGCAGATGGACGTGATCGATATTGCCACTCCCATCGAAGAATGGATGCCGCTGGTGCTCAAGACCGGCCATTCGCGTTTTCCGGTAGTCGACGGCGACCGCGACAAGGTGGTCGGCACCCTGCTGGCCAAGGACTTGCTGCGCTATTACGCCGACCAGTCCTTCGATGTGCGCAACATGGTGCGCCCGGCCACCTTCATCCCGGAATCGAAGCGCCTGAATGTCCTGCTGCGCGATTTCCGCGCCAATCGCAACCACATGGCGATCGTCGTCAATGAATACGGCAGCGTCGCCGGCCTGATCACGATCGAGGATGTGCTGGAACAGATCGTCGGCGATATCGAGGATGAATTCGATATCGAAAAGGCCGATGACAATATCCTGCGGGTACGCGACGGCGAATTCGGCGCGCGCTGGCGTGTCAACGCCATCACCGCAATCGACCAGTTCAATGAGACGCTTGGCACCGGCCTGGCGGAAGATGCGGTCGACACCATCGGTGGACTGGTCGTCACGCACCTGGGCCGGGTGCCGCACAAGGCCGACGTCTTCGACATCGGCGCGCTGCGCTTCCAGGTCTTGCGCGCCGACGCGCGCCGGGTGCATATCCTGCTGGTCGAAAAACTGCCGGCGGCGCCGGCTGCCGCAGGCAACTGA
- a CDS encoding PhoH family protein, with translation MKKTPVEPLHFIPQPLDNKRLANLCGPMDENLRQIAAALDVTVFRRGEKFIVSGTLAADALAILERFYAVADKTISIDDVQLALVEQRAGHAQTARKSARPARATEAGAAAEPAADDQGVTGAGEPLVLKTRRHDLRGRTPTQNQYLKAIVEHDITFGVGPAGTGKTYLAVACAVDALERDAVQRIVLTRPAVEAGERLGFLPGDLAQKVDPYLRPLYDALYDLLGFDRTQKMFEKQAIEIAPLAYMRGRTLNHAFVILDEAQNTTPEQMKMFLTRIGFGSKAVITGDVTQVDLQRNQKSGLVDAAQVLKKVRGIAFTHFTSADVVRHPLVGRIVDAYEAANKPVRVKNDKASD, from the coding sequence GTGAAAAAGACCCCTGTAGAGCCGCTGCACTTCATCCCGCAGCCGCTCGACAACAAGCGGCTCGCCAACCTGTGCGGGCCGATGGATGAAAACCTGCGGCAGATCGCCGCTGCGCTCGACGTGACAGTGTTCCGCCGCGGCGAGAAATTCATCGTCAGCGGCACCCTGGCCGCCGATGCGCTGGCCATCCTGGAACGCTTCTATGCGGTCGCCGACAAGACCATTTCGATCGACGACGTGCAACTGGCGCTGGTGGAACAGCGCGCCGGCCATGCGCAAACCGCGCGCAAGTCCGCGCGGCCGGCGCGGGCGACAGAAGCAGGCGCCGCAGCAGAACCGGCCGCAGATGATCAGGGCGTAACAGGCGCCGGCGAGCCGCTGGTACTGAAAACCCGCCGCCACGACTTGCGCGGCCGCACGCCGACCCAGAACCAGTATCTCAAGGCCATCGTCGAACACGACATCACCTTCGGCGTCGGCCCCGCCGGCACCGGCAAGACCTATCTGGCCGTCGCTTGCGCGGTCGATGCGCTCGAACGCGACGCCGTGCAAAGGATCGTGCTGACGCGGCCGGCGGTGGAAGCCGGCGAACGCCTGGGCTTCTTGCCGGGCGACCTGGCGCAGAAGGTCGATCCCTACCTGCGCCCCCTTTACGATGCGCTGTACGACCTGCTCGGTTTCGACCGCACCCAGAAGATGTTCGAGAAGCAGGCAATTGAAATTGCGCCGCTGGCCTACATGCGCGGACGCACCCTCAACCACGCCTTCGTGATCCTCGACGAGGCGCAAAATACCACGCCGGAACAGATGAAGATGTTCCTGACCCGCATCGGTTTCGGCAGCAAGGCCGTGATCACCGGCGACGTCACCCAGGTCGACCTGCAGCGCAACCAGAAGAGCGGCCTGGTCGATGCGGCCCAGGTCCTCAAGAAAGTGCGCGGCATCGCCTTCACCCATTTCACCAGCGCCGACGTGGTGCGCCACCCGCTTGTGGGGCGCATCGTCGATGCCTACGAGGCGGCGAACAAGCCTGTACGTGTAAAAAATGACAAAGCCAGCGATTAA
- the glyQ gene encoding glycine--tRNA ligase subunit alpha, with the protein MLTFQQVILKLQEYWDAQGCALLQPYDMEVGAGTSHTATFLRAIGPEPWRAAYVQPSRRPKDGRYGENPNRMQHYYQYQVVLKPAPENILELYLGSLQALGLNLQQNDVRFVEDDWENPTLGAWGLGWEVWLNGMEVTQFTYFQQVGGLDCKPTLGEITYGIERLAMYLQGVENVYDLVWTEWEEHGVTKRLTYGDVFHQNEVEQSTFNFEHSNTEFLFSLFGNYEAEAKRLMEVPLALPAYEMVLKAAHTFNLLDARGAISVTERAAYIGRIRNLSRSVAQAYFESREKLGFPMCGDNQ; encoded by the coding sequence ATGCTCACATTTCAACAAGTCATACTGAAGCTGCAGGAATACTGGGATGCGCAAGGCTGCGCCCTGCTGCAGCCCTACGACATGGAGGTCGGCGCCGGTACCTCGCACACCGCCACCTTCCTGCGCGCGATCGGCCCGGAGCCGTGGCGCGCCGCCTATGTGCAGCCGTCGCGCCGGCCCAAGGACGGCCGCTACGGCGAGAACCCGAACCGCATGCAGCACTACTACCAGTATCAGGTGGTGCTGAAACCCGCGCCGGAAAACATCCTCGAGCTTTACCTCGGCTCGCTGCAGGCGCTCGGCCTGAACCTGCAGCAGAACGACGTACGCTTCGTCGAGGACGACTGGGAAAACCCGACCCTGGGGGCCTGGGGCCTGGGCTGGGAAGTCTGGTTGAACGGCATGGAAGTCACGCAATTCACCTATTTCCAGCAAGTCGGCGGCCTCGACTGCAAGCCGACGCTGGGCGAGATCACCTACGGCATTGAACGCCTGGCGATGTACCTGCAGGGCGTGGAAAACGTCTACGACCTGGTGTGGACCGAGTGGGAAGAGCATGGCGTGACCAAGCGCCTGACCTATGGCGACGTGTTCCACCAGAATGAAGTCGAGCAATCGACCTTCAACTTCGAACACTCCAACACCGAATTCCTGTTTTCGCTGTTCGGCAATTACGAAGCCGAAGCCAAGCGCCTGATGGAAGTGCCGCTGGCGCTGCCGGCCTACGAAATGGTGCTGAAAGCCGCGCACACCTTCAACCTGCTGGATGCGCGCGGGGCGATCTCCGTGACCGAGCGCGCCGCCTATATCGGCCGCATCCGCAACCTGTCGCGTTCCGTGGCGCAGGCCTATTTCGAATCGCGCGAGAAGCTCGGCTTCCCGATGTGCGGCGACAATCAATAA
- the ybeY gene encoding rRNA maturation RNase YbeY: MTKPAIKSATKPAPKSATRPELSLSVQYPDPRLRDQLTRPQLRRWVQAALLAPAELTIRFVDADEGRTLNREYRGKDYATNVLTFPYTESEDEPTRADIVLCSDVLQKEAAEQRKTLQEHAAHLVVHGVLHAQGYDHENDEDAAEMEQLEVEILARLGFANPYQAD; this comes from the coding sequence ATGACAAAGCCAGCGATTAAATCAGCAACTAAGCCAGCACCCAAGTCAGCAACTAGGCCTGAACTCTCGCTCTCCGTGCAATATCCCGACCCGCGCCTGCGGGACCAACTCACGCGCCCGCAACTGCGGCGCTGGGTGCAGGCGGCATTGCTGGCGCCGGCCGAACTGACCATCCGCTTCGTCGACGCCGACGAAGGCCGCACACTCAACCGCGAATACCGGGGCAAGGACTACGCCACTAACGTGCTGACCTTCCCCTACACGGAGTCGGAAGACGAGCCCACCCGCGCCGACATCGTGCTGTGCAGTGACGTGCTGCAAAAGGAAGCCGCCGAACAACGCAAGACCTTGCAGGAACATGCCGCCCACCTGGTGGTGCACGGCGTGCTGCATGCGCAGGGCTACGACCATGAAAACGACGAGGATGCCGCCGAGATGGAGCAACTGGAAGTCGAGATTTTGGCGCGGCTGGGGTTTGCCAATCCTTACCAGGCCGATTGA
- the miaB gene encoding tRNA (N6-isopentenyl adenosine(37)-C2)-methylthiotransferase MiaB, with the protein MQKKVFIKTFGCQMNEYDSDKMADVLNAAEGLVKTDTPEDADVILFNTCSVREKAQEKVFSDLGRVRELKLKNPNLVIGVGGCVASQEGEAIIKRAPYVDVVFGPQTLHRLPDLLAQRRASGRSQVDISFPEIEKFDHLPPARVEGATAFVSIMEGCSKYCSYCVVPYTRGEEVSRRFDDVLTEVAGLAAQGVKEITLLGQNVNAFRGAMTDGETADFALLVEYIAEIDGIERIRYVTSHPKEFTQRLIDTYAKVPKLVNHLYLPAQHGSDRILMAMKRGYTSLEYKSIIRRLREVRPDIAISSDFIVGFPGETDADFEAMMKLIDDIGYDNSFSFIFSPRPGTPAANLADDTPHEVKLARLQRLQKVIGDNTRRYSDALVNSTQRILVEGPSRKDPAELQGRTECNRVVNFDGGPQAARLVGQMLDVTITESYSYSLRGALVLQD; encoded by the coding sequence ATGCAAAAGAAAGTATTCATCAAGACCTTCGGCTGCCAGATGAACGAGTATGACTCGGACAAGATGGCCGATGTGCTCAATGCCGCCGAAGGCCTGGTCAAGACCGACACGCCGGAAGACGCCGACGTGATCCTGTTCAACACCTGCTCGGTGCGCGAAAAGGCGCAGGAAAAAGTATTTTCCGATCTTGGCCGGGTGCGCGAGCTGAAGCTGAAAAACCCGAATCTCGTAATCGGCGTCGGCGGCTGCGTCGCCTCCCAGGAAGGCGAGGCGATCATCAAGCGCGCGCCCTACGTCGATGTGGTGTTCGGCCCGCAAACCCTGCACCGCCTGCCGGACCTGCTGGCCCAGCGGCGCGCCAGCGGCCGCTCGCAAGTCGATATCAGCTTCCCCGAAATCGAGAAATTCGACCATTTGCCGCCGGCCCGCGTCGAAGGCGCCACCGCCTTCGTCTCGATCATGGAAGGCTGCAGCAAGTATTGCAGCTATTGCGTGGTGCCCTATACCCGCGGCGAGGAAGTCTCGCGCCGCTTCGACGACGTGCTGACCGAAGTCGCCGGCCTGGCCGCGCAAGGCGTCAAGGAAATCACCCTGCTGGGACAGAACGTCAATGCCTTCCGCGGCGCCATGACCGATGGCGAGACCGCCGACTTCGCCCTGCTGGTGGAATACATCGCCGAGATCGACGGCATCGAGCGCATCCGCTACGTCACCAGCCATCCGAAGGAATTCACCCAGCGCCTGATCGACACCTATGCCAAAGTGCCGAAGCTGGTGAACCACCTGTACCTGCCGGCGCAGCACGGCTCGGACCGCATCCTGATGGCGATGAAGCGCGGCTATACCTCGCTCGAATACAAGTCGATCATCCGGCGCCTGCGCGAAGTGCGCCCCGATATCGCGATTTCCTCCGACTTCATCGTCGGCTTCCCCGGCGAGACCGACGCCGATTTCGAGGCGATGATGAAACTGATCGACGACATTGGCTACGACAACAGCTTCAGTTTCATCTTCAGTCCGCGCCCCGGCACGCCGGCAGCCAACCTGGCCGACGACACGCCGCACGAAGTAAAACTGGCACGCCTGCAGCGCCTGCAGAAAGTCATCGGCGACAACACCCGACGCTACAGCGACGCCCTGGTCAATTCCACCCAGCGCATCCTGGTCGAAGGGCCGTCGCGCAAGGACCCGGCAGAACTGCAGGGACGCACCGAATGCAACCGCGTGGTGAATTTCGACGGCGGTCCGCAGGCGGCGCGCCTGGTCGGCCAGATGCTCGACGTGACCATCACCGAGAGCTACTCCTATTCCCTGCGCGGCGCGCTGGTGCTGCAAGACTAA
- a CDS encoding MFS transporter, with amino-acid sequence MTQIALDATANAATASRRGASPDSRNSVNVQTLIDEQPMSAYQYLVLFLCFSILALDGFDTAIIGYVAPALVSKWGIARSALAPVMSAALFGLAFGAMLAGPSADRFGRKPVLIISSMFFAIFSLLTAYAGSIESMAILRFLTGLGLGAAMPNAVTLMAELAPAKRRSLVVNAVYVGFPLGAAAGGIISAGLIPHFGWESVFILGGVLPLLFVPVMALYLPESASYMAARNYPAASIRKVMQRICKRDLSHVARFTSDAAEVTSKPGQSALGLILSRRYVVATLMLWSTYFMGLLIFYLLTSWMPLMMKDAGFSLEKAALVSALFPLGGGIGTLVGGLLMDRFSPARVLASVYVVAAVLLVAVGQSMGNVGLFATLVFLAGIMVTGAQASLPALAAPIYPTQGRATGIAWMLGIGRTGGILGALAGGVLLGMKLPFSQILALLAIPALLAMTALLVLSVKAPKGDSPTSK; translated from the coding sequence ATGACCCAGATCGCCCTCGACGCCACCGCCAACGCCGCCACTGCAAGCAGGCGCGGCGCCTCGCCAGATTCCCGCAATTCGGTCAATGTGCAAACGCTGATCGATGAGCAGCCGATGTCGGCATACCAGTATCTGGTCCTGTTCCTCTGCTTTTCCATCCTGGCACTGGATGGATTCGATACCGCCATCATCGGCTATGTTGCGCCGGCGCTGGTATCGAAATGGGGCATCGCCCGTTCCGCACTGGCGCCGGTGATGAGCGCAGCCTTGTTCGGCCTCGCCTTCGGCGCCATGCTGGCAGGCCCCAGCGCGGACCGCTTCGGACGCAAACCGGTCCTGATCATATCCAGCATGTTCTTTGCGATCTTCAGCCTGCTGACCGCCTACGCCGGCTCGATCGAATCGATGGCCATCCTGCGCTTTCTCACCGGACTGGGCCTCGGCGCCGCCATGCCGAACGCGGTGACGCTGATGGCTGAACTGGCGCCGGCCAAGCGACGCTCGCTGGTCGTCAATGCCGTGTATGTGGGATTCCCCCTGGGTGCAGCGGCTGGCGGCATCATCTCCGCCGGCCTGATCCCGCACTTTGGCTGGGAAAGCGTGTTTATCCTGGGTGGCGTGCTGCCGCTATTGTTCGTGCCCGTCATGGCGCTGTACCTGCCGGAATCGGCTTCCTACATGGCAGCCCGCAATTATCCGGCAGCGTCCATCAGAAAGGTCATGCAGCGCATCTGCAAGCGCGACCTGAGCCACGTTGCCAGATTCACCAGCGACGCAGCGGAGGTCACGAGCAAGCCCGGACAATCCGCCCTTGGACTGATCCTGTCACGACGCTACGTGGTGGCAACGCTGATGCTGTGGTCCACCTATTTCATGGGCTTGCTGATTTTTTATCTGCTGACGAGCTGGATGCCGCTGATGATGAAGGATGCCGGCTTTAGCCTGGAAAAAGCCGCGCTGGTGAGCGCGCTGTTCCCGCTCGGCGGCGGCATCGGCACCCTGGTTGGCGGCTTGTTGATGGACCGGTTCTCGCCGGCGCGCGTGCTGGCCAGCGTGTACGTGGTGGCAGCCGTGCTCCTGGTGGCAGTCGGGCAAAGCATGGGCAACGTCGGCCTGTTCGCCACGCTGGTATTCCTGGCGGGGATCATGGTGACCGGCGCCCAGGCCTCGCTGCCTGCGCTGGCTGCGCCGATCTATCCCACCCAGGGTCGCGCCACCGGCATCGCCTGGATGCTGGGCATCGGCCGCACCGGCGGCATCCTCGGCGCCCTCGCCGGTGGTGTGTTGCTCGGCATGAAACTGCCGTTCAGCCAGATCCTGGCACTGCTGGCAATCCCCGCCCTGCTGGCGATGACCGCCTTGCTGGTGCTGTCGGTAAAGGCGCCGAAAGGCGACAGTCCGACAAGCAAGTAA
- a CDS encoding LysR family transcriptional regulator: protein MELRHLRYFVAVAEERNFTRAAERLHIAQPPLSRQIQQLEEELGVTLFERGSRPLKLTEAGRFCLAHAQQLLAQTAELKAMTQRVGQIERKMSVGFVASTLYGMLPKIIRRFRAEYSEVALSLHEMTTMEQIKALKEGKIDVGFGRIRHEDPNVRRIVLREERLMAALPSEHPLTLAKPTLTLLDLVPETLIIYPKAPRPSYADQVLAAFQDRALTPHKIVEARELQIALGLVAAGEGVSILPSSMLNLRRSDVTYMELNEQNLVSPIIMSMRMRDESPDIKALLNLIYDLYDEENIEYKKELW, encoded by the coding sequence ATGGAACTGCGCCATCTGCGCTACTTTGTCGCTGTCGCGGAAGAGCGGAATTTCACCCGCGCCGCCGAGCGCCTGCACATTGCCCAGCCGCCCCTGAGCCGGCAAATCCAGCAACTGGAAGAGGAGTTGGGCGTCACCCTGTTCGAACGCGGTTCGCGCCCGCTCAAGCTGACCGAAGCGGGCCGGTTCTGCCTTGCCCACGCCCAGCAATTGCTGGCGCAGACTGCCGAACTGAAGGCAATGACCCAGCGCGTGGGGCAGATCGAGCGCAAGATGTCAGTCGGCTTCGTGGCCTCGACCCTGTACGGCATGCTGCCCAAAATCATCCGCCGCTTCCGCGCCGAATACAGTGAAGTCGCACTGAGCCTGCACGAAATGACCACCATGGAGCAGATCAAGGCACTCAAGGAAGGCAAGATTGATGTCGGCTTCGGCCGCATCCGCCATGAAGATCCGAACGTGCGGCGCATCGTGCTGCGCGAGGAACGACTGATGGCGGCACTGCCCTCCGAACATCCGCTCACCCTCGCCAAGCCCACCCTGACCTTGCTGGACCTGGTGCCCGAAACGCTGATCATTTATCCCAAGGCGCCGCGCCCCAGCTATGCCGACCAGGTGCTGGCAGCCTTCCAGGATCGCGCCCTCACGCCGCACAAGATCGTGGAAGCGAGGGAATTGCAGATTGCCCTGGGCCTGGTGGCCGCCGGCGAGGGCGTGAGCATCCTGCCCAGCAGCATGCTCAACCTCCGACGCAGCGATGTCACCTACATGGAATTGAACGAACAAAACCTGGTTTCTCCCATCATCATGAGCATGCGCATGCGGGATGAATCGCCAGACATCAAGGCCTTGCTGAACCTGATCTACGACCTGTATGACGAGGAAAATATCGAGTACAAAAAGGAACTCTGGTGA